agttgtgcacaatatttgagagaaataagctttttgtgtgtatggaacatttctgggatcttttatttcagctcctgaaacatgggtccaacactttacatgttgcttttatatttttgttcagtgttattAGTGAAAATATATCTACGGAAAACCATAGCCTTTATAGTTGTAGTATGTTAGCTTGTCTTCAACCATGAAACATGCAGAGAACTCCACCTAGTGGAGGTCGTGCATCCTCACCACTGCCCAGgagacagatacagtatataatgCCATACATTGTCAGTTAGTCTAGTTGCACACAGGGGCGCAACTttagttttagaagtgggggggtcataattattattatttaaaaaatgtatacaggcggataaacactccaaacagcctacccaaccGCTCGAAGGCGTCCGTATGGTCCTAAAGCCTTggtttgtatcacattccaatgataaaactaggggggggggggcaaaaatgCTATTTCAGAATGTCCCCTctcccgtccccagtgaaagttacGACCCTGGTTAAACACATAGATGAATTTACTCTTCACCCTGTTACAGTCATGTTTAGTCATTTATTGAGGCACTTACACAAGAAATCATACAATACTGTTCACATGTCACATTCTGGTCTCTGTAAACACATTAAAGGTAGAGGGTCAAATACATTCTGTTAGTTAACTCACTGCACTGTCCATTAGGAAAGACACTATGGAAAAACATCACTTAACCCCTAAAGATAAAGACAAAGGCTACCCAACAGgggtctgtatgaaacagtgatttaggcaagtcagtaaacCTTGAGTCCGAGTCACTTGATAGTGTTAAACGTTGTTGTTCAAACATTTTAAAGTTTAATTTCATTACAGTGTGGCACATTTGTAAGGCTATTAAATAGACAATACAGTTATCTAAAATGTATGTTGAATTATGCAGAAGAGAGAGATTGTCTGACAACAAAGTTACAACTGGTGGAGTCCAAGTCTGAGTCAACACTGGTCGAGTCCAAGTCTGAGTCACCACTGGTCGAGTCCAAGTCTGAGTCAACACTGGTCGAGTCCAAGTCTGAGTCACCACTGGTCGAGTCCAAGTCTGAGTCAACACTGGTCGAGTTCGAGTCTGAGTCAACACTGGTCGAGTCCAAGTCTGAGTCACCACTGGTCAAGTCCAAGTCGAGTCACGAGCCATGAAAATCGTGAATAGTGTCCGAGTCAAGTCCGAGTCACCAATGGTCGAGTCCGAGTCAAGTCCAAGTCCAAGTCCTAAGTCACCACTGGTCGAGTCAAGTCCGAGTCCTGGACTAGAGTACCACAAAGCTACATAAAACAGCAGAGAAGCCTCACGCAAAACTCTACAGAGCAGCAGCATGGTGGAGACACTGTAGACCTAACGTCAGAAAACTAAACAGAGTTTAACTCActagaatatatatataaatacgtACATTGCTGAGAGGTGTTGTGCAAACTCCCAGTAGACTCATATAATCAAGAGCTGGGTTGATGTCAGTGTGCAACGTTCAGCTAGCTTTGACTAGCTTCTGCTACTTCTGAATGTCCAGAGCATTGATGTATGAATTGAATGACCGTCACCTGGTAGGTGCGAGAGAACGATCAGTTTGGTTAAATTAAGGATTACGGTAAGGATTCagctgtgtccgtgtgtgtccatctctgtgtgtgttgtgcattcgtgcgtgaatgtgtgtgtgtttgttacccAGCCCCCTCATGAGGTGTCACACTCTCCCAGGGACAGATGATCTCCTTCacctgccctcctcctcctcctccccttctcgacgcccccccactctcctcctcatcctcggaGTCGATGGGGTAGATGCGACACTCTGGAGGGATGTCCACCTTGATCTGGAAAAAACTAAAGGAACGAGGAAAGAGGAATGAGAAGGGAATGAAGGGATGAGGATGCATAAAAGGTGTGTGAGCTTACTCTCTGTGACTCACTTGGCAATGCGTCTGGGCGGGGCTTGGCTGGGCTGCTCCGTGCTGATAGGCTGAACGCGGCTGCTGGTCCCGGCGGGGGCAGGACATTTGGGTGACAGGCTGGCGAATACCGTGGAGGAAGTACAGCCCCGCCTCAACAGACGGCCCAATGAGAGAGCCATACGGGAACGAGAAGAGACAGCTGTCCCCCAGGACTCAGGGCCCGCCTCTCCCCCCTCCAGcccacctcctcttccttcctcccacCTGCGTTCTGAGGCGGGGGTGCTGTCTATGGTTACGCTGATGGGTGAAGGGCAGGTGGGGGTGTGAGGGAGAcggaaggggaaagggggtgaggcaggggaggaggagggggggccgGAGTAGACCGCGAGGTGGGGGACGGGTGCTGTAAAGCGACACAGCtgtaggggttaaaggtcagaggtcagatatAGGGTCAGGGGTGGGAAAGATCACTGAGAGGTCATACTAATACATCGCACACAGGGATGGAGTGGTAAAAATGATGAGTAAACGCTGAACACTGGTAAACTGTAGATGAAGGGTAGCATGGATTGGTCTGGCCCTGTGACAGGAATGACTGAGTTATCTGTGAGTTCTGTTAAGACATTATGGACAGTGATGGGCACAGTGACTGGATGACACAGTGAAGATGACATGACAGACAGATATGGCTGGTAATTGATGCTTTATTGTATAGATGGTGCAGACATGTAGGTTACAGTAATGACATACAACATATGTGCCATTCCACAAATAGACTGCCTTTAGGGGACTGGCTTTTCTTCTTCATCATTTTATTCCACCAAATTTGAACATTCTATCATTAATAGCACACGTTCCAACTTCTCAATAAACGTGTTACATCTCAAGAGGTCAAATTAATATAGCATGGCTATAAAAGTGACTAttgacagggttgactgtaacagggttgactgtaacagggttgacgatttaaTTTTAAATCAGCCATAACTCCCATTGTTATAGGGGGAATGGACGCTTGCTGTGTGCAACCGGGAGGAACAATCACAAAAAATAGAAtatttttcaaacatttctagcctatctacaatatatatacaaaagtatgtggacaccccttcaaattagtggatgtggctaattcagccacacctgttgccgacaggtgtataaaatcgagcatgccatgcaatctccatagacaaagattggcagtagaatagccttactgaagagctcagtgacttttaacgtggcaccgtcataggataccacctttccaacaagtcagttcatcaaatttctgcccagctagagctgccctggtcaactgtaagtgctgttattgtgaactggaaatgtctaggagcaaaaacggctcagccgcgaagtggtaggccacacaagctcacagaatgggaccgccgagtactgaagcgcgtaaaaatcgtctgtcctcggttgcaacactcactactgagttctaaactgcctctggaagcaacgtcagcacaataactgttcttcaagagcttcatgaaatgggtttccatggtcaaacagtcgcacacaagcctaagatcaccatacacaATGCCAAACgccagctggagtggtgtaaaggttgccgtcattggactctggagcagtgaaaacacgttctctggagtgatgaatcacgcttcaccatctggcagtccgacgaactaatctgggtttggcagatgccagaagaacgcttcctgcccgaatgcatagtgccaactgtaaagtttggtggatgaggaataatggttaaggccccttagttccagtgaagggaaatcttaccacttactgactttattgtcccaaTGGAGAAatgttgttgcagtgtcatgtacacgtttaaagtggcgtttaaatacaaaacaaaattggCAAtgcaactttcataacagttacataccaataaaacatatttaaggctatatatatatatatatatatatatatatatatatatatatatatatatatatatatatatatatatatatataaagactagcctgctggccttactgagtcgataggaacattagcccaagctatttaggagggatatcacacctggcacaaattattgtctagttctgtttttcctgctgacgggtgccctatacctgcgcccagagAGGAGTAGTTCACAGTCcgggtacagggggtggcttgggtctaatTAAAAACATCATAGAACGCCACCCAAACGCACACCACACCAAACGTCACACACACTGCAGGATGCAACAGAGCTGCGTCCCCTGTCATCATAACaccacagcatacaatgacattctagagaattctgtggttccaactttgtggcaacagtttggggccctttcctgtttcagcatgacaatgcccccgtgcacagagccgaggtccatacagaaatggtttgtcgagatcggcgtggaagaacttgactggcctgcaccaagccctgacttcaacccacagcaatgttccaacatctagtggaaagccttcccagaagagtggaggctgttatagcagcaacgggggggaccaactccatattaatggccatgactttggaatgaaatgttcaacgaggtgtccacatactttttgtcatgtagtgtatctatgggtaacagggttgatgttctcagttttccaccacaaaacaccagaaaatggccagAAAAAGTAGAGCCATCTCAACTGCTATtaaatgttcaatgtttcttcaaAAAGGGAATAGTGTTAACATATTAACACAAGAGTTGAGTTCACGTTACAGGGTTAACCCTGAGGGACAAAttaagagtttatttccaaaatgctatatatatatatatatatatatatatatatatattcataacAGAAATGctggtaaattagcttttattgtttgAAGAACTTATGAATGAGATTAGTGGAAAAACACAccatctaatcatggcatgggtttgttcaatgacagacatgtcttttttttttaaataatctgtcacttgatggtttcatttcagagacaaataatcatgttttttgCTAAACGCTATATAtccgcctcactctcagagaaatcagtagtactgctaggttttacacagtaataatatatatccgcctcactctcagagaaatcagtagtactgctaggttttacacagtaataatatatatccgcctcactctcagagaaatcagtagtactgctaggttttacacagtaataatatatatccgcctcactctcagagaaatcagtagtactgctaggttttacacagttttacaataatatatatatccgcctcactctcagagaaatcagtagtactgctaggttttacacagtaataatatatatccgcctcactctcagagaaatcagtagtactgctaggttttacacagtaataatatatatctgcttcACTCTCAGAAAAATCAGTAGttctgctaggttttacacagtaataatatatatccgcctcactctcagagaaatcagtagtactgctaggttttacacagtaataatatatatctgcttcactctcagagaaatcagtagtactgctaggttttacacagtaataatatatatctgcttcACTCTCAGaaaaatcagtagtactgctaggttttacacagtaataatatatatccgcttcactctcagagaaatcagtagtactgctaggttttacacagtaataatatatattcgcctcactctcagagaaatcagtagtactgctaggttttacacagtaataatatatatccgcctcactctcagagaaatcagtagtactgctaggttttacacagtaataatatatatccgcctcactctcagagaaatcagtagtactgctaggttttacacagtaataatatatatccgcctcactctcagagaaatcagtagtactgctaggttttacacagtaataatatatatttgcctcactctcagagaaatcagtagtactgctaggttttacacagtcaaatgaagaaaaaaaaagaattcaATGTAGTAATATGAGATCTATATgtaaaacatttgacattttagttatttagcagatgctcttattcagagcgaTTGACAGTTAGTCAATTTATCTTaagatatctaggtgagacaaccacctATCACAGTCAAATACAGAATACGAACATTTCATTCTAGCTGAATAATGGATTTATGCCGTATGGCAaaacttctttaaaaaaaaaaatctattaatTAAACAACTTAGAACAGTAATATTGTACACACAGGAGGGCTCCCATAGGCAACCATTTCTGATTAAACAAAAACGCAAATTGTGAAGAATTGGTGGGtatagcattttggaaataaGCCCTTCAATTGTAAATGAAATGAATCACATTAAATAAGATCTTTCTCTAAGCAACAAAAGAACTAGGACTGATGGTGAAAACTTTGggaaaatcttcctagaagttgGACAAACATGATTTGCGACATGCCAAAATGGGAATTTTCAGTTAAAACACAATTTATTTGAATGAGAAAACACTGCTATTGGCATTGTTTACCGGGGTTTATGTACACACAATGCCTGAGGGACATAAAAGGCACTCTATTGGTGGAACAACGCAGAAATGTCCCTATAGGGGGAACATGAAGCTGAATGACATtgaaagagaggtgagagacgCAGGTACCGGTGAGACGCAGGTGAACATACCATCAAGACTAAAACACTATCACCTGTGACATTTACTATGATTTTCTACAATAATGTGAACAGAAAACACTTAATAACTTTACATGTAACGGTCTGTGGACAGTCAGACTACGGTTCTTCTAGTATACAGTTCATAGAAAttcaaaattgcacattttaattTCAAATCTTCACAAATCGTCAGCGCTGCTGTCCTCCAAACTATTTTTAAAGATAGCAACAGCATTGATTAATTTTCATTGGGTGTGTAGCctatgtgtgtgtagttgtgcTTCTAgaagtgtgtgtatttatgtcaGTGCATGTGAGTATGTCTGTGGTCTATTTTTTGGGTGGGGGCACCTCCTTGCCCTTGTTGCTGAGTTTACTCATGACCTGTGTGATGTCCACAGGGCCACTGGTGGCCATCCtggctctctcctccttctcctgctgGCGGACGATGATGGGACTGATGCTGGGACGACGCTTCCTGGCATTGGCCTCCAACTGGGACACACTGGAGAAGGGAGGTGGCGGAGAAAGAGTTATTACTGTCCTTACAATTACAAAGTCTTTCCATCTCTGCATTGAGGGAGATGGGCACGACAGTCCAGACAATATGTCAACTGTACTGACACACAGCACTGACCTGAACCTGTGTTGATCAGGACCGATAGCCCTCTTCTGAGTGTCCTTAAACACTGGAGACTTCAGGTACCGCCCATAAGAGTCCTACAAAAACACACTTAGATACCTCCTGTATGTGTATTGACAGTTTTACTCCAAAATAAGTTAGTCAGGAATGTTACATCATGGCGGCCATTTTGTGTTTGATTTCTCCAGTTACAGCAGGCAGAGGGCCAGTAGTATTAATGTGGTGAAACTGACCTTCTTCATCAGCATGAAGATGTGTGTCTGAGCTGCATCCAGTACGTATCTGTGAGGGTGTTTCAACCCTTTAACTGTCACCTCCATGGTCTTCCCGTCAATGTTGATCCACCGGGGGGCGCCACGCGCCAAGAAAGTCCTGACCAGAGACAtggtgagtgagagtgtgtgagtgaatgtgagtgagtgagactgtgtATGTATGTCTTACTTGTAGACCTGCTGGGCCTTCTCGTTCATGGTAGCAGCCGTTCCCCACTTCAGATCCTCACATGCCTCCCAGAATGCCAGGTTCTCAcctgtcaatcaatcagtcaaccaATCAAACTTGACTTTTATAATATCAACCCCTAATAGAACAAGTAGATGCACCTTCAGAAGACCCAGATGGTTGGGTGTCAAAGGGACTGGTACGTGACTGCCTAGAATTCACTATTAGGTGTTTATATAATATTTATTTAAATCGGGTTAGTCTCGTTGAGTTGAAAATCTATTTTTTAAAAGAGAGACCTGGACCAACATATAATACCATTGTTGTAATGTTTTCCCAATGTGGTCATAACGTTGTATCGACATACCGCTGAACTCCTTCTTGAGGAAGAGTCTGAAGTCATCTCTGCCTCGAGGGTCAGAGAGCAGCTCCCCGAAACTGAACGTCCACCTCTCCACACGCATCTTAGTAGGAATAtccacactgacagacacacacacacacgtattgaTACTGTATAAGTTAAAATGATACATTCTATAACAACAGGTAGGACAGAAATAGTAAGTTGAACAGTTGGGGGAATCAGACTCACTTGGCCATGTTGAGCAACCAGTAGGTGACATCATCGGTGACCCAGGGGTTGCtagggagacagggggctaggaaaGGGTCATGCTTATTACAGGTGACGGAGTATTTCACCagactggagaagagagagaacacacacacacaaacaactacAACCATGTTGGAGGGAATGGAGAATGATGCTTTTTAGCACCTTGTCATACAAATGTTTTCACCATTTGAGTTCAGCTTTTAACCATGGGTGTGTCAAATGTGATGAAATGTAAACTAGACGTACGCTCCGATAGAGACAGACGACTTGACCCTCGGCCTCATGATGGACTGCTGGGTAAAAATCatctacaggaaacaggaaaaaGGAATTGGTCATCAACACAGACAAAAAGAAGGAGGAACTGGTCATATGTAAATGGGCTAATTATGTTAGGATATAAAATGTGGTTACTAACAATTCTTCTGAAGAAGTCTGAAGTTTCTTTCTGGAAAATAAAACAATGATTTGGTTATATCAAAGCAGAATGGCCAGCTACGGTCAACTTTGTTCCGTTAGACATAAAGTAATAATGTGGTATTTATCACTACACttaatggtttgtgtgtgtgtgtgagtatgtgtgtgcagACGGAAGTCCTCTTCAAAGTTGAAACCATAAAAGAGAAGAGAACCtgcagagagaaaaaagaagGGGGATATCCTGTCAATGCAATCAAATAGAAATCCAATGAAGGGTGCAATATGCAATAACTTCAGTTGAAGTATGAGATTGGATTTGGCTAACAGAGTCTACAGGTGTGGTGTGATTGCTTGACAGAGAGTCTAGATGTAATGTGGGGGCAAGTAGAAGGGTGTGTACCTGTATCTAATGTCAGATTACCACAGTTGAAATCCTCTTATCAAATATAAGCAGCTTGAATAGAGCCGTGCTAGGTCACAATGACAAACCTGTAGTTACAATACACCCTCAGCATAAGCAGgctaatctacacacacacacacacacgactgacCTGTTACCTCCTCTGCGTTGGGGTCTACCATGCGTTCTAGTCCGTAGTCCATTGCACTGACGGTCCCtggctacagacagacagacagacaaaaaaagTGTCATGTGCACGGTATGATAATATGATTTGAGAGCATGGTGTGTTGTTCTGATGATTGGTATAAGACTGAGAAATTAGCTAGGCCCCCTACCCCTCTGCCCCTAATGAGAATATCCAGCATGCATCATTCTCTACCCATGATTCCTCAttagcagtctgtctgtctagacAGAGGTAAAGGCCAAAACTCCTACCTGCAGAGACACACATCATCTCACCCAAAGATATATTCACCTGTCAGCAGAATAGTGTCTGATAATAGATCTGATCATATTTACGGTCTGATAAATTCAGTTTGAAGACAGGATTAACCATTTACTGCCGTGGGCTTAATCAGGGTCACACaatgtttcttggtagtcttaaacaaatctactttgaaacaaaagtatacatctCACACACATAGTTATGGGTTTAaagaaagaagacacctgtaccatgccagatagagttgaaatgtattacattttgagtttgcatcccaatactacactatatacacacatcacagaagactgaaacatAACAAAACCGTTAGAaacatagaaacactggattttttatttttaaataatgttaatgaattatgaaattatgaaaactattaacattccacccatgaagacactaggtcatttgactgcagaaaAAGGCTCCCATACAACAGTTTACTGGGTCTCTCATTGGCATCAGAGCATGATATAGGTACagtgacaatttttttttaacatgacttaaaaaacatAAGCCtgtgcaacattaaccaattaaaaacagttctgtagcgaTGAGGTTTGTACAGTAAGCTATAGGACCAATACATTAATACTGCATATTGGCTACGCTTGAATTGCCCTTccattgttcttctcagaccattttgaaattatatttcaaacttttaGGTATATGAAAggagaaaggggatacctagtaatttgcacaactgaatgcattcaaccaataGATCATTTGTTGCATTACTTGTGAGGCAAAGCTGACTGAGCATAATAATTagctgcatctgatggtcagtctgaggggagggagcagtgGTGAGGCGACCTCTCACCCGACTCCccgtcccacctctctccctccctccgctgagaacgggggacacagtcttccagctgatagTGAAACTTAAgtcgcactgcattatttctgcaccaattcatgttgttactcctatgaccagagaaaggtCAATCTTCCCACGATATAAAAAGAAAAGACACAAGCCGCTAATAATGACAATGCAAGCTTATCGGAACACTTTGCTACACTTTTCATCacagtgctggttgtagcgtgagtggaagtagggagaacgcacattttatggcttaaaagtgtttaacaaagtgttgacagtgctcaATAATAACTtaatgtgagatttcaaaacttttaaaagtatgattagagagagactgaatgaatACGGCAAAAacctgctgtttttatgagtaagtTCCTGTTTAAGTTCTTATTCATTCAGTCTCACATGATCAACTTTGCTGTGCATTCAAAGTTTATTTTTTACAGTCTATGGAGCgaggaaactgtgcagacacGGTGATCTGAGCTATCTCACTGGTCAGCGATAGGTCTATAAGTGCACTTGATTTATTCTCGGGGCCTGCCAGGTAGGCagagttctaccttcagacacatgcgttagggctgctgaatcaaatGCACCTATTGCCAATCAAAATAAATgcaaggctttatcgttgtttttttttacagaaatgtttggtgatcgactaggaatgccttggattGTGTGTGTCTCACCGGAGGTCTGTGTACAACCCAGTAGGCTCTCTCCTGGCAGTCAAATACCGCACGATCaggcttcttcctctccttcccagccctacacacacacacacacacacacacacacacacacacacacacacacacctgtgagtTAGAGGCCTGATAAATAAATAATCTATGTTCCCATGTAAACAGTCTGTGGATGAATGGATGTTAGTGTAGTCTGTTTCTGCCAGACTAACCTGTACTGTTCTTTAGCCTGCATCACAATGAAGTCCCATTTATGGTTCATCCACTTGTGAAGGCCGTTATACTGCTCCTGAAGAGAAAACACAGATGTGTGTTACCACTTAGACagatgtgtgtgcctgtgtgggtgtgtgtgtgtgtgtgtgtgtgtgtgtgtgtgtgtgtgtgtgtgtgtgtgtgtgtgtgtgtgtgtgtgtgtgtctcacctgttcATGCATCTCTAGAACTCCTTTCTTGCGGATGTTTCTCTTGGCCAGGTAGATTGCTGaaaaataaacatgattttattagttgtttttttttataactTAAACTTATTCATGTGTGGCACGTTGCGccacaatattgttttgaacgTTCCTTTTAGGACTGAGCATTCTACTCGATGCATCGTCATTGAGCGCTGATAAAGATTTATTCCAAAGTGCAGTACTTTGGCTTGAAAACACTATGGCATTTCTAAAGAAGGCGAATAATTCGTAGGAAAACCTTTTGTCATCATTTCGATGTCGCCAGATTGACTTAAGTTGCagtataatgttagctagctagctgagattGAGGGGAGACTTccagattttagctagctaacgttagcaatgCTAGCCATTTTTTATTAACTTTGCCAGCTAATGACAATATTGCCATCTGTCTAAAGTAAATTCGACAACATGATGATTGTTTCCTACTAAATATGTGCCTACTTTACCAACGTCATCGTATTCCCAAGCCCCTATAGTGTAATTTGGACTAAACAGTCATTAGCCCTGGTTTAGAGTCATTAGCTCCCATTCTACTTTTGAGCATCAATATGGCTGCTCCATCTGTAGAACATTGATTAAAAATAGCAA
This window of the Oncorhynchus clarkii lewisi isolate Uvic-CL-2024 chromosome 16, UVic_Ocla_1.0, whole genome shotgun sequence genome carries:
- the LOC139367843 gene encoding regulator of G-protein signaling 9-like, which encodes MTLQQHFSIGTIKSLCRFTAPVPHLAVYSGPPSSSPASPPFPFRLPHTPTCPSPISVTIDSTPASERRWEEGRGGGLEGGEAGPESWGTAVSSRSRMALSLGRLLRRGCTSSTVFASLSPKCPAPAGTSSRVQPISTEQPSQAPPRRIANFFQIKVDIPPECRIYPIDSEDEEESGGASRRGGGGGGQVKEIICPWESVTPHEGAG
- the LOC139367935 gene encoding regulator of G-protein signaling 9-like, whose product is MTIRNVRDHGQRFRPRMACLKKVEAVMLEMQDPKTGVKSQPQKLVITTIPHAITGEDVVTWLANRYTIEAEEAWALGTMLVAFGYIYPLQDHKRLVIKPDTALYRFQTPYFWPAQQWPVEDTDYAIYLAKRNIRKKGVLEMHEQEQYNGLHKWMNHKWDFIVMQAKEQYRAGKERKKPDRAVFDCQERAYWVVHRPPPGTVSAMDYGLERMVDPNAEEKETSDFFRRIMIFTQQSIMRPRVKSSVSIGALVKYSVTCNKHDPFLAPCLPSNPWVTDDVTYWLLNMANVDIPTKMRVERWTFSFGELLSDPRGRDDFRLFLKKEFSGENLAFWEACEDLKWGTAATMNEKAQQVYKTFLARGAPRWINIDGKTMEVTVKGLKHPHRYVLDAAQTHIFMLMKKDSYGRYLKSPVFKDTQKRAIGPDQHRFSVSQLEANARKRRPSISPIIVRQQEKEERARMATSGPVDITQVMSKLSNKGKEVPPPKK